From Catenulispora sp. EB89, one genomic window encodes:
- a CDS encoding peptide MFS transporter, with translation MTTHNVPSPAQGLPPQDEDRAFFGHPKGLQTLFATEFWERYSFYGMRGLLVLFLTDTAAHHGLGLSQEAGNSFYGIYNSLVYLMAVPGGWIADRIWGARRSVLWGGIIIALGHYVMAVPTSATAFLGLGLIVLGTGLLKPNISAQVGGLYHEHDKRRDAGFTVFYMAINMGAFLAPLTAGWIGQHINYHLGFGCAAIGMTFAVVWYIVEGKHLGTVGLRPPKPITPPELRRSLKAGAVIVAIVLAIVLGWMAITEWSVSAFADGLAAPIIATPFVYFGYMFSRGGLSAGERPKLLAFVAFFIGATVFWMIYDQSGSQLNLFAADKTDLHIFGWEMPSVWLQSANPFYIMVFAPIFAWMWQRLGDRAPRTSVKFAIALVVIGCSFFVMSIAGKDATPTHRVSIAFLAVAYLLQTIGELCLSPVGLSVTTQLAPPRFAGQMLGLWFLATATGNALNVYVTKLSTTMSDFSYFLSLGLVAAVIGVLVFAAAPVINRLMGDVR, from the coding sequence ATGACGACCCACAACGTTCCGTCCCCCGCCCAGGGCCTGCCGCCGCAGGATGAGGACCGAGCGTTCTTCGGTCACCCCAAGGGTCTGCAGACACTGTTCGCCACCGAGTTCTGGGAGCGGTACAGCTTCTACGGCATGCGCGGGCTGCTGGTGCTGTTCCTCACGGACACCGCGGCCCACCACGGCCTGGGGCTCTCCCAGGAGGCCGGGAACAGCTTCTACGGCATCTACAACAGCCTCGTCTACCTGATGGCGGTGCCCGGCGGCTGGATCGCCGACCGGATCTGGGGCGCCAGACGCTCGGTGCTGTGGGGCGGCATCATCATCGCGCTGGGCCACTATGTGATGGCCGTCCCGACCTCGGCGACGGCGTTCCTCGGGCTGGGGCTCATCGTGCTCGGCACCGGTCTGCTCAAGCCGAACATCTCCGCGCAGGTCGGCGGGCTCTACCACGAGCACGACAAGCGGCGGGACGCCGGCTTCACGGTGTTCTACATGGCGATCAACATGGGCGCCTTCCTGGCGCCGCTGACCGCCGGCTGGATCGGCCAGCACATCAACTACCACCTGGGCTTCGGGTGCGCGGCGATCGGCATGACGTTCGCGGTGGTCTGGTACATCGTGGAGGGCAAGCACCTGGGCACCGTGGGGCTGCGGCCGCCGAAGCCGATCACACCGCCGGAGCTGCGGCGGTCGCTGAAGGCCGGCGCGGTGATCGTGGCCATCGTGCTGGCGATCGTGCTGGGCTGGATGGCGATCACCGAGTGGTCGGTCTCGGCCTTCGCCGACGGGCTGGCCGCACCGATCATCGCCACGCCGTTCGTGTACTTCGGGTACATGTTCAGCCGCGGCGGGCTGTCGGCCGGGGAGCGGCCGAAGCTGCTGGCGTTCGTCGCCTTCTTCATCGGCGCGACGGTGTTCTGGATGATCTACGACCAGTCCGGCAGCCAGCTGAACCTGTTCGCCGCCGACAAGACGGACCTGCACATCTTCGGCTGGGAGATGCCCTCGGTCTGGCTCCAGTCCGCGAACCCCTTCTACATCATGGTGTTCGCGCCGATCTTCGCCTGGATGTGGCAGCGGCTCGGCGACCGGGCCCCGCGCACCTCGGTGAAGTTCGCGATCGCGCTGGTGGTGATCGGCTGCTCGTTCTTCGTGATGAGCATCGCGGGCAAGGACGCCACGCCGACGCACCGGGTGTCGATCGCCTTCCTGGCGGTCGCCTACCTGCTGCAGACGATCGGGGAACTGTGCCTGTCGCCGGTCGGCCTGTCGGTGACCACGCAGCTGGCGCCGCCGAGGTTCGCCGGGCAGATGCTGGGGCTGTGGTTCCTGGCCACGGCCACCGGCAACGCGCTGAACGTGTACGTCACCAAGCTCAGCACCACGATGAGCGACTTCAGCTACTTCCTGTCGCTGGGGCTCGTGGCGGCGGTCATCGGGGTGCTGGTGTTCGCGGCCGCGCCGGTCATCAACCGGCTGATGGGGGACGTGCGGTAG
- the fdhD gene encoding formate dehydrogenase accessory sulfurtransferase FdhD, giving the protein MSRVTARRRVVRLDGTENADGTAGPVRRRGGEEHLAAEEPLEMRIGGRPFTVTMRTPGDDFDLVAGHLTAEGVLAAPDDVVRMKFCSADNGCSSTAYVDGEASLAFADGDPLNIVDVTLAPGVELPEERLRRSSYVTSACGVCGKTSIDAVHAAVRWPVAHDDVKIPATTLFTLPDRMREAQKIFAKTGGLHAAALFTADGELVCLREDVGRHNAVDKVLGWALRAGRLPLREHVLAVSGRASFELVQKAVAGGIPVLAAVSAPSSLAVSLAAESGLTLVGFLRGRTANVYCGAERIIG; this is encoded by the coding sequence GTGAGTAGGGTGACGGCACGACGGCGTGTGGTGCGGCTGGACGGCACCGAGAACGCCGACGGTACGGCCGGTCCGGTCCGCCGCCGCGGCGGCGAGGAGCACCTGGCCGCCGAGGAGCCGCTGGAGATGCGCATCGGCGGACGGCCGTTCACGGTGACCATGCGGACCCCCGGCGACGACTTCGACCTGGTGGCCGGGCACCTGACGGCCGAGGGCGTGCTGGCCGCGCCGGACGACGTGGTCCGCATGAAGTTCTGCTCGGCCGACAACGGCTGTTCCTCCACGGCGTACGTCGACGGCGAGGCGTCGCTGGCGTTCGCCGACGGCGACCCGCTGAACATCGTGGACGTGACCCTGGCCCCCGGCGTGGAGCTGCCCGAGGAGCGGCTGCGCCGGTCGTCGTACGTGACCAGCGCCTGCGGGGTGTGCGGGAAGACGTCGATCGACGCCGTGCACGCGGCGGTGCGCTGGCCGGTCGCGCACGACGACGTGAAGATCCCGGCCACGACCCTGTTCACGCTGCCGGACCGAATGCGCGAGGCCCAGAAGATCTTCGCCAAGACCGGCGGGCTCCACGCGGCGGCCCTGTTCACCGCCGACGGCGAGCTGGTGTGCCTGCGCGAGGACGTCGGCCGCCACAACGCGGTCGACAAGGTCCTCGGCTGGGCGCTGCGCGCCGGCCGGCTGCCGCTGCGCGAGCACGTGCTGGCGGTGAGCGGCCGGGCCTCGTTCGAGCTGGTGCAGAAGGCGGTGGCCGGCGGGATCCCGGTGCTGGCCGCGGTGTCGGCGCCGTCGTCGCTGGCGGTGAGCCTGGCGGCGGAGTCGGGGCTGACGCTGGTCGGGTTCCTGCGGGGGCGGACGGCGAACGTCTACTGCGGGGCGGAGCGGATTATCGGCTGA
- a CDS encoding PadR family transcriptional regulator, which produces MPQQLRLTRTTRAVLQVLCDGFEDDLWGLRICHLTRLPSGTVYPLLTRLDDLGWVEARWEDIGVGAERSTGPRRRFYRLSPDGLIQARAALTTESTKFTLISLIRPTPATGSA; this is translated from the coding sequence ATGCCGCAACAACTGCGTCTCACCAGGACCACCCGCGCGGTTCTGCAGGTTCTGTGCGACGGCTTCGAGGACGACCTCTGGGGGCTGCGTATCTGCCACCTGACCCGGCTACCGTCAGGCACGGTCTATCCCCTGCTCACCCGGCTGGACGATCTGGGCTGGGTGGAGGCCCGGTGGGAGGACATCGGCGTAGGTGCCGAACGCAGTACCGGGCCCCGCCGCCGTTTCTATCGGCTGTCGCCCGACGGACTGATCCAGGCCCGCGCCGCCCTGACCACCGAGTCCACGAAGTTCACGTTGATCTCACTGATCCGGCCCACTCCGGCAACGGGAAGTGCGTGA
- a CDS encoding ABC transporter ATP-binding protein produces MTTTTTDWRGVAVEKQDDLPDKRGIRLRARSRRLLGELVRPHRRELLFCTGMVLVQTVFNMAGPYLVSIGIDRGIPALRRGDWTPIIWVFVLMVVSAVLASGLRAIFLNKVGRIGQTMLLNLRRMVFSKFQALPLAFHENYTSGRVISRLTSDPDALNDLIDNGLDGLLDALLTVSAIGIMMAVLDVPLALVVGLAFPAMLLLMRWFSTHSAVAYRRTRETIAALIVHFVETCNGIRAVKAFRREPRNEEIFRQLNDDYRRANARAMNLLAIFIPGMKTIAAFTTAAVVVYGGLRVMDGNIQIGVLVGFVLYLRRFFNPLEDIAMFYNSFQSGTAALEKLSGVLAEANELPEPAEPKPLPSPLAGRVSFDGVTFAYPKRESDETSASGAEAGTGVGAGAGAEGEDIGTGGKVILPLLNLQVPAGQTLALVGATGAGKSTLARLLCRFYDPQDGAVRVDGVDVRDLADADLRRAVVMVTQENFLFAGSVADNIAFGRPDATREEIEAAAKAIGAHEFITALPDGYDTDVKKRGGRLSAGQRQLVAFARAFIADPAVLVLDEATSSLDVPSERMVQRALRTILADRTALIIAHRLSTVEIADRVLVMEDGRIVEDGEPGALLAAGTGRFAGLHQAWRESLV; encoded by the coding sequence ATGACCACGACGACCACCGACTGGCGCGGCGTCGCCGTCGAGAAGCAGGACGACCTGCCGGACAAGCGGGGCATCCGGCTGCGGGCGCGGAGCCGGCGGCTGCTCGGCGAGCTGGTCCGGCCGCATCGCAGAGAGCTGCTGTTCTGCACCGGAATGGTGCTGGTGCAGACCGTCTTCAACATGGCCGGGCCCTACCTGGTCTCCATCGGCATCGACCGCGGCATCCCGGCGCTGCGGCGCGGGGACTGGACGCCGATCATCTGGGTGTTCGTGCTGATGGTGGTCTCCGCCGTGCTGGCGTCGGGGCTGCGCGCGATCTTCCTGAACAAGGTCGGGCGCATCGGCCAGACCATGCTGCTGAACCTGCGCCGCATGGTGTTCAGCAAGTTCCAGGCGCTGCCGCTGGCGTTCCACGAGAACTACACCTCCGGGCGCGTGATCAGCCGGCTGACCTCGGACCCGGACGCGCTGAACGACCTGATCGACAACGGCCTGGACGGGCTGCTGGACGCACTGCTGACGGTGTCGGCGATCGGCATCATGATGGCGGTGCTGGACGTGCCGCTGGCGCTCGTGGTGGGGCTGGCGTTCCCGGCCATGCTGCTGCTGATGCGGTGGTTCTCGACGCACTCGGCGGTCGCCTACCGCCGGACGCGCGAGACGATCGCGGCGCTGATCGTGCACTTCGTGGAGACCTGCAACGGGATCCGCGCGGTGAAGGCGTTCCGCCGCGAGCCGCGCAACGAGGAGATCTTCCGGCAGCTGAACGACGACTACCGCCGGGCCAACGCGCGCGCGATGAACCTGCTGGCGATCTTCATCCCCGGGATGAAGACCATCGCGGCGTTCACCACGGCGGCCGTGGTGGTCTACGGCGGGCTGCGGGTGATGGACGGGAACATCCAGATCGGCGTGCTGGTGGGCTTCGTGCTGTACCTGCGGCGGTTCTTCAACCCGCTGGAGGACATCGCGATGTTCTACAACTCCTTCCAGAGCGGAACGGCCGCGCTGGAGAAGCTGTCCGGCGTCCTGGCCGAGGCCAACGAGCTGCCGGAGCCGGCCGAGCCGAAGCCGCTGCCCTCGCCGCTGGCCGGCCGGGTCTCGTTCGACGGCGTGACCTTCGCCTACCCCAAGCGCGAGTCGGACGAGACCTCGGCGTCCGGCGCCGAGGCCGGGACCGGGGTCGGGGCCGGGGCCGGGGCTGAGGGTGAGGACATCGGCACCGGCGGCAAGGTGATCCTGCCGCTGCTGAACCTCCAGGTCCCGGCCGGCCAGACCCTGGCCCTGGTCGGCGCGACCGGCGCGGGCAAGTCCACCCTCGCGCGCCTGCTGTGCCGCTTCTACGACCCGCAGGACGGCGCCGTCCGCGTCGACGGCGTGGACGTCCGCGACCTGGCCGACGCCGACCTCCGCCGCGCGGTGGTGATGGTGACGCAGGAGAACTTCCTGTTCGCCGGCTCGGTCGCGGACAACATCGCCTTCGGCCGCCCCGACGCCACCCGCGAGGAGATCGAGGCGGCGGCCAAGGCCATCGGCGCCCACGAGTTCATCACGGCCCTGCCGGACGGCTACGACACGGACGTGAAGAAGCGCGGCGGACGCCTGTCCGCGGGCCAGCGCCAACTCGTCGCCTTCGCCCGAGCCTTCATCGCCGACCCGGCGGTCCTGGTCCTGGACGAGGCCACGAGCTCCCTGGACGTCCCCAGCGAGCGCATGGTCCAGCGCGCACTGCGCACCATCCTGGCCGACCGCACGGCACTGATCATCGCGCACCGCCTCTCGACCGTCGAGATCGCCGACCGGGTACTGGTGATGGAGGACGGCCGCATCGTCGAGGACGGCGAGCCCGGCGCCCTGCTGGCTGCCGGGACCGGGCGCTTCGCGGGGCTGCACCAGGCTTGGCGGGAGTCTTTGGTGTAG
- a CDS encoding sensor histidine kinase — protein sequence MRRRLVSSTFLVVMMVVILLGVPLAVLEVRSVDTSTKTVLATEARMLARTVSMQVSKASLDGTNSGPLGNYVSNMQQMVAADHTATINVDGQSPMQVNASAIAPGAPTFTATFNEDNVLRNVGVHVTVQAPREPADQQIRSSMYLIGGVALAVLVAATGLAYLQARRLTKPLEELAATAERLGSGDPRPRHRRYGISELDRVAEVIDSSADRISTMLGSERRLAAEASHELRTPLAALSMRLEEIITLADDPQTVRDEAEVALSQVERLTDVVQRLLTTVRTHRRSDLAVPIEVDTVIRQQVHEWRPAYQSMRRGIVVSGERRLMAMATPGAFSQILSTLLENSLIHGAGTVTVHTRAVGGSVVIEVGDEGDGIAPDLEAKLFERGASSRGSTGLGLAVARELAEADGGRLNLVLQRPAVFAVFLTEHSPLSVIAR from the coding sequence GTGCGCCGCCGCCTGGTCTCCTCCACGTTCCTCGTGGTGATGATGGTCGTCATCCTGCTCGGCGTGCCGCTGGCCGTGCTGGAGGTGCGCTCGGTCGACACCAGCACCAAGACCGTGCTGGCCACCGAGGCCCGCATGCTCGCCCGGACGGTGTCGATGCAGGTCAGCAAGGCCAGCCTGGACGGCACCAACTCCGGGCCGCTGGGCAACTACGTCTCGAACATGCAGCAGATGGTCGCCGCCGACCACACCGCCACCATCAACGTCGACGGGCAGAGCCCGATGCAGGTCAACGCCTCCGCGATCGCCCCGGGCGCGCCGACCTTCACCGCCACCTTCAACGAGGACAACGTGCTGCGCAACGTCGGCGTGCACGTCACCGTGCAGGCCCCGCGCGAGCCGGCCGACCAGCAGATCCGCAGCTCGATGTACCTGATCGGCGGCGTGGCGCTGGCCGTGCTGGTGGCCGCCACGGGCCTGGCCTACCTGCAGGCCCGCCGCCTGACCAAGCCGCTGGAGGAGCTGGCGGCCACCGCCGAGCGGCTGGGCTCCGGCGACCCGCGGCCCCGGCACCGCCGGTACGGCATCAGCGAGCTGGACCGGGTCGCCGAGGTCATCGACAGCTCGGCGGACCGGATCTCCACGATGCTGGGCTCGGAGCGCCGGCTGGCCGCCGAGGCCTCGCACGAGCTGCGCACCCCGCTGGCCGCGCTGTCCATGCGGCTGGAGGAGATCATCACGCTGGCCGACGACCCGCAGACCGTGCGCGACGAGGCCGAGGTGGCGCTGTCCCAGGTGGAGCGGCTGACCGACGTGGTGCAGCGGCTGCTGACCACGGTGCGCACGCACCGCCGCTCGGACCTGGCGGTGCCGATCGAGGTGGACACCGTGATCCGCCAGCAGGTCCACGAGTGGCGCCCGGCCTACCAGTCGATGCGCCGCGGGATCGTGGTCTCCGGCGAGCGGCGGCTGATGGCCATGGCCACGCCCGGGGCGTTCTCCCAGATCCTGTCCACGCTGTTGGAGAACTCACTGATCCACGGCGCGGGCACGGTCACCGTGCACACCCGCGCGGTCGGCGGCTCGGTGGTGATCGAGGTCGGCGACGAGGGCGACGGCATAGCCCCGGACCTGGAGGCGAAGCTGTTCGAGCGCGGCGCCTCCTCCCGCGGGTCCACCGGGCTGGGCCTGGCGGTGGCGCGGGAGCTGGCCGAGGCCGACGGCGGCCGGCTGAACCTGGTGCTTCAGCGGCCGGCGGTGTTCGCCGTGTTCCTCACGGAGCACTCGCCGCTGTCGGTGATTGCGCGCTGA
- a CDS encoding alpha/beta hydrolase, with translation MPDWRPDAEDGGRTHLRESALFVRQHGADFNGDVTRITLAGWSLGGKTAVAVALDDAALDGWRPRTVVAIAGRYTSPDPLTGRAALERLAEDDALASPIPVQVVHGTADSLVDVEQARRLHTALRQRGWPTTLSELDTDHAGVVMTVYDPEAHRCLPARDERVLRAGNETARVVAQA, from the coding sequence GTGCCGGACTGGCGACCCGATGCCGAGGACGGCGGGCGGACACACCTGCGTGAGTCAGCGCTCTTCGTTCGGCAGCACGGGGCCGACTTCAACGGGGACGTCACACGGATCACGCTGGCCGGATGGTCGCTGGGCGGGAAGACCGCAGTGGCCGTCGCTCTGGATGACGCGGCGCTGGATGGCTGGAGGCCCCGCACCGTTGTCGCCATCGCCGGCAGGTACACGAGCCCGGATCCGCTGACCGGCCGGGCGGCTCTGGAGCGGCTGGCCGAGGACGACGCGCTCGCCTCGCCGATTCCCGTCCAGGTGGTTCACGGCACCGCCGATTCGCTCGTCGACGTCGAGCAAGCCCGCCGCCTGCACACAGCGCTGCGACAGCGAGGCTGGCCGACCACCCTCAGCGAGCTCGACACGGACCACGCCGGCGTGGTGATGACCGTGTACGACCCGGAGGCGCACCGCTGTCTGCCGGCTCGGGACGAGCGCGTGCTGCGCGCGGGGAACGAGACGGCGCGGGTCGTCGCTCAGGCATGA
- a CDS encoding 2-dehydropantoate 2-reductase, whose translation MADIAVVGPGAIGSVAALAAQQTGRHSVTLCARRDPGALRVVDDVSGTATDLEAPVLTSPAEVAGPAEWVLLAVKAHQTDGAAGYLDALCKPTTTVVALQNGVEHVERVAPYANDAHVLPAIVWISAEPTGPGEITVRNNISSVIQVPAGPDGEEFARLLEGAPAVEIELVADFTTAAWRKLTTNAIAGVMAATGRRAAIYQRPDIRELVLALAQETLAVARAEGAALPESEAEALVGIFERMDPDIGSSILFDRLAGRELEWDARNGVVRRLGRRHGIPTPVSDVLVPLLAAASDG comes from the coding sequence ATGGCGGACATAGCGGTGGTGGGGCCTGGCGCTATCGGTTCGGTCGCGGCGCTTGCGGCGCAGCAGACGGGGCGGCATTCCGTCACGCTGTGCGCACGGCGCGATCCCGGGGCACTGCGCGTGGTCGACGACGTCTCGGGGACCGCGACGGATCTGGAAGCCCCGGTCCTGACCTCCCCGGCGGAGGTGGCCGGGCCGGCCGAGTGGGTGCTGCTGGCGGTGAAGGCGCACCAGACCGACGGCGCCGCCGGATACCTGGACGCGCTGTGCAAGCCGACCACGACGGTCGTGGCGCTGCAGAACGGCGTGGAGCACGTGGAGCGGGTCGCGCCGTACGCGAACGACGCGCACGTGCTGCCGGCCATCGTCTGGATCAGCGCCGAGCCGACGGGGCCCGGCGAGATCACGGTCCGCAACAACATCTCCTCGGTGATCCAGGTCCCGGCGGGCCCGGACGGCGAGGAGTTCGCGCGGCTGCTGGAGGGGGCGCCGGCGGTCGAGATCGAGCTGGTCGCGGACTTCACCACCGCGGCCTGGCGCAAGCTGACCACGAACGCGATCGCCGGCGTGATGGCGGCCACCGGCCGCCGCGCGGCGATCTACCAGCGCCCCGACATCAGGGAGCTGGTTCTGGCGCTGGCACAGGAGACGCTGGCGGTGGCCCGGGCCGAGGGCGCGGCGCTGCCGGAGAGCGAGGCCGAGGCGCTGGTCGGCATCTTCGAGCGGATGGACCCGGACATCGGGTCCTCGATCCTGTTCGACCGGCTCGCGGGCCGGGAACTGGAGTGGGACGCGCGCAACGGGGTGGTTCGCCGTCTGGGGCGGCGGCACGGGATCCCGACGCCGGTGTCCGACGTTCTGGTCCCGCTGCTCGCCGCCGCCTCAGACGGCTGA
- a CDS encoding response regulator transcription factor, whose protein sequence is MTRVLLAEDDAAISEPLARALRREGYEVTVRADGPGALLAGQSGVDLVVLDLGLPGMDGLEVCRRLRADGHTFPVLVLTARADEVDTVVGLDAGADDYVTKPFRLAELLARVRALLRRGTPDLGNGVHGVRIDIESHRAYLGDQELNLTAKEFDLLRVLVREVGRVVTRDQLMREVWDTTWWSSTKTLDMHISWLRKKLGDEASRPRFITTVRGVGFRFERG, encoded by the coding sequence ATGACCCGAGTACTGCTCGCCGAGGACGACGCCGCCATTTCCGAACCGCTGGCGCGGGCGCTTCGACGTGAGGGCTACGAGGTCACCGTCCGCGCCGACGGTCCCGGGGCCCTGCTGGCCGGGCAGAGCGGCGTCGACCTGGTGGTTCTCGACCTCGGCCTGCCCGGCATGGACGGCCTGGAGGTCTGCCGCCGGCTGCGCGCCGACGGCCACACCTTCCCGGTGCTGGTGCTGACAGCCCGCGCCGACGAGGTTGACACCGTGGTCGGTCTGGACGCCGGCGCCGACGACTACGTCACCAAGCCGTTCCGGCTGGCCGAACTGCTGGCCCGGGTCCGCGCGCTGCTCCGGCGCGGCACCCCGGACCTGGGCAACGGCGTGCACGGGGTGCGGATAGACATCGAGTCCCACCGCGCCTACCTGGGCGACCAGGAGCTGAACCTGACCGCCAAGGAGTTCGACCTGCTGCGGGTGCTGGTCCGGGAGGTCGGCCGGGTGGTCACCCGCGACCAGCTGATGCGCGAGGTCTGGGACACCACCTGGTGGTCCTCCACCAAGACCCTGGACATGCACATCTCCTGGCTGCGCAAGAAGCTCGGCGACGAGGCCTCGCGCCCCCGGTTCATCACCACGGTGCGGGGCGTCGGCTTCCGCTTCGAGCGCGGTTAG
- a CDS encoding NUDIX domain-containing protein, whose amino-acid sequence MTEFLPPAEHYARLPKNIAGAGVVFHDTAGRILLVRPTYCTDTWEIPGGALDPGEHPWETARREVLEELGIDRVPGRLLVVDWVPALPDGRPPLANFVFDGGLVSEDWLAANVVLQQSELAEWRLADASQQEALLMPLLARRLRACAAALADGSAGYLHDGHA is encoded by the coding sequence ATGACCGAGTTCCTGCCCCCGGCCGAGCACTACGCCCGCCTGCCCAAGAACATCGCCGGCGCCGGCGTCGTCTTCCACGACACCGCCGGCCGCATCCTCCTCGTCCGTCCGACCTACTGCACCGACACTTGGGAGATCCCCGGCGGCGCGCTGGACCCCGGCGAGCACCCCTGGGAGACCGCGCGCCGCGAGGTGTTGGAGGAGCTGGGTATTGACCGCGTTCCGGGCCGCCTGCTCGTCGTGGACTGGGTTCCGGCGCTGCCGGACGGTCGGCCGCCGCTCGCCAACTTCGTCTTCGACGGCGGGCTCGTCTCAGAAGACTGGCTGGCCGCCAATGTCGTGCTCCAGCAATCGGAACTCGCCGAGTGGCGCCTCGCGGACGCGTCCCAGCAGGAGGCTTTGCTCATGCCATTGTTGGCGCGTCGCCTCCGTGCGTGTGCCGCCGCGCTGGCCGACGGCAGTGCCGGCTACCTCCACGACGGTCATGCCTGA
- a CDS encoding ABC transporter ATP-binding protein produces MESTPAEPVTSKPKIPDSTELPDEPRRGAFVSLRRLAPFVRPYRGQMVLMTLSALGATLVGVAVPLLTKDLIDGPIAHHDKAALWPLGGLVLLFGIAEATLFWLRRWFLQRAALGIEADIRNAFFRHLQKLPVAFHDSWQSGQLVSRMSGDINSLRRFFGFALIFLVVNGATFLLVGGALVFIHPVMGLIIYAAAIPLILYGRLADRRYHRQSRAAQDQAGDVATLVEESALGIRAVKAFGRQGLLFGRFDERAQTLRTLELTKIRTLSELWAVFALQPQVVLSLCVLIGAYAVSSGVLSLGTLVAFISLYLTLLWPIESMAWLMAQSQEANSAAERVLEVLDIVPTIADAETTQRPRPASAGELVFENVSFSYPNSDRPVISGFDLRVAPGETVALVGPTGCGKTTLTALVPRLYDATAGRVLVDGVDVRDLPLAELRSKVACAFEDPTLFSASVRENLTMGLPDATGEQVDEAIGVAQAGFVNDLPWALDTRVGEQGLTLSGGQRQRVALARAVLGRPSILVLDDPLSALDIHTEGKVEEALHSVLRGTTGLVVAHRPSTVLLADRVVLLSPPGPEGTAIAAVGTHHELLQTCPAYRDILSQTSDLADAAAESEPDTSDSELVEASR; encoded by the coding sequence ATGGAGTCGACGCCAGCAGAACCTGTCACCAGTAAACCCAAGATTCCAGACAGTACAGAGCTTCCCGACGAACCCAGGCGCGGCGCGTTCGTCTCGCTGCGCCGCCTGGCCCCCTTCGTCCGGCCCTACCGCGGCCAGATGGTCCTGATGACCCTGTCCGCGCTCGGGGCCACCCTGGTCGGCGTCGCCGTGCCGCTGCTGACCAAAGATCTCATCGACGGGCCGATCGCGCACCACGACAAGGCGGCCCTGTGGCCACTGGGCGGCCTTGTCCTCCTGTTCGGCATCGCCGAAGCCACGCTGTTCTGGCTCCGCCGGTGGTTCCTGCAACGCGCCGCCCTCGGCATCGAGGCCGACATCCGGAACGCCTTCTTCCGCCACCTGCAGAAGCTGCCGGTGGCCTTCCACGACTCCTGGCAGTCCGGTCAGCTCGTCTCCCGCATGTCCGGCGACATCAACAGCCTGCGCCGGTTCTTCGGCTTCGCGTTGATCTTCCTGGTGGTCAACGGCGCCACCTTCCTGCTCGTCGGCGGCGCCCTGGTCTTCATCCACCCGGTGATGGGCCTGATCATCTACGCCGCGGCGATCCCGCTGATCCTCTACGGCCGGCTCGCCGACCGCCGCTATCACCGCCAGTCCCGCGCCGCGCAGGACCAGGCCGGCGACGTCGCCACCCTGGTCGAGGAGTCCGCGCTGGGCATCCGCGCGGTCAAGGCCTTCGGCCGCCAGGGCCTGCTGTTCGGCCGCTTCGACGAGCGCGCGCAGACGCTGCGCACGCTGGAGCTCACGAAGATCAGGACCCTGTCGGAGCTCTGGGCGGTCTTCGCCCTGCAGCCGCAGGTGGTGCTCTCGCTGTGCGTGCTGATCGGCGCCTACGCGGTGTCCTCCGGCGTGCTGTCCCTGGGCACGCTGGTCGCGTTCATCTCGCTGTACCTGACGCTGCTGTGGCCGATCGAGTCCATGGCCTGGCTGATGGCGCAGAGCCAGGAGGCGAACTCGGCGGCCGAGCGCGTTCTGGAAGTGCTGGACATCGTGCCGACCATCGCCGACGCGGAGACCACACAGCGCCCGCGACCCGCCAGTGCCGGCGAGCTGGTCTTCGAGAACGTCAGCTTCAGCTACCCGAACTCCGACCGGCCGGTCATCTCCGGGTTCGACCTGCGCGTCGCCCCCGGCGAGACGGTCGCCCTGGTCGGCCCCACCGGCTGCGGCAAGACCACGCTGACCGCGCTGGTGCCGCGGCTGTACGACGCCACCGCCGGGCGGGTGCTGGTCGACGGCGTCGACGTGCGCGACCTGCCGCTGGCCGAGCTGCGCAGCAAGGTCGCGTGCGCCTTCGAGGACCCGACGCTGTTCTCCGCCTCGGTGCGCGAGAACCTCACCATGGGCCTCCCGGACGCCACCGGGGAGCAGGTCGACGAGGCGATCGGGGTCGCGCAGGCCGGGTTCGTCAACGACCTGCCCTGGGCCCTGGACACCCGGGTGGGGGAGCAGGGGCTGACGCTGTCCGGCGGGCAGCGGCAGCGCGTCGCGCTGGCCCGCGCGGTGCTGGGCCGGCCCTCGATCCTGGTGCTGGACGACCCGCTGTCCGCGCTGGACATCCACACCGAGGGCAAGGTCGAGGAGGCGCTGCACAGCGTGCTGCGCGGCACCACCGGCCTGGTGGTCGCGCACCGGCCGTCCACGGTGCTGCTGGCCGACCGGGTGGTGCTGCTCTCGCCGCCGGGGCCGGAGGGCACGGCCATCGCGGCCGTCGGGACGCACCACGAGCTGTTGCAGACGTGTCCGGCGTACCGCGACATCCTTTCGCAGACTTCTGATCTGGCCGACGCGGCGGCGGAGTCCGAGCCCGACACCTCCGACAGCGAACTCGTGGAGGCGTCCCGATGA